Part of the Mycolicibacterium mengxianglii genome is shown below.
GAGCTTCTTCAGGCGGTCCATGGCATTCGGCAGGATCGGCGAGAATGGCACGCCATCCAATAAGACCACGCCGGCCAGATGATTTTCCGCCTCGGCGCCGTCGGCCCGGCGCGCCACCAGACCCTCGGCATAATGACCAGTAACCCCGGGAGCGAAACCGCCGCCCAGGGAATGCCCGATAAGCACGAATTCAGTGGGCACCGTGAGGCTTTGGCGACCGTCTTTGAGTGTGGCTGTCGTCAAGCTCGCGTTCAGCGCTTCGCGGTTCTCGTCGAGGAACAACTGGGCAACAGCTGCATGCATGTTGTCGCCGCCCAACCACAGACCACCCTCAGCGAAGGGATTCGAGGTCAGCGTCGTCGCGACGACCACGCTGTTAGTCCGCTGGGCGAGATAGGCCGCCGTGTAGCTGTACATCGGACTGCTGGCGAGGATGCCGTGCTGCAGGTAGATCAGCCGCTCCGGCTGGCCCTCTGTGGGGAAGTACCAGTCGGCGGCCACTTCGTTACCGGGAGAGATGACCAATGTAGAGCTGCTGACATGTATCGAGTCGCGCAACTCCGGGGGCACGACGGGCGGGCCGTCAGCTGCTTGCACCAGGGCGCCGATGAAGTTGAATACCGCCGAACCGATGGCTCTCACCAGGGGCGGGTAGTCCGGCTGAAATGGGCCGAGAACCTCATCCAGAATCGGAATCGAGTCGGCGGCCGGTGAGTTGTCAGGAGCAACGGGCAGAGCGCGCGGCGCCAACTTCACTGCGGCTGTCGGTTCCGCCTCCGCGTCGGCCGTTGGGGTGTCGTCGGTAGTCAAAGATGTTCGGCCCCGAGTGCTTTCGACTATCACAGCCGCCGAATCAGCGTTGGTGGTGTCACCCTCATCCGTGGTGTCGGCGTCATCCGTGGTGTCACCCTCATCTGTGGTGTCGGCGTCGACGTCGGGTTCCTCCGACTGCGGGTCGGCCTGCGACGCCTTCTCGTCGACGCGCGCTGACTGACGATTCGAGGCGAACGCCCGCTTGGGGATTTTCTGGGGTTCTGTGTCGCGGGACGCCGCCTCATCGTCACTGCCGGATTCCGCGCCCCGATCTTGCTGGGGTGAGGCCGAACCGTCATCGTCGGCAGACGAGGAGTCATCGGCGGTAGACGCGGCGGATGTCCTCGAGACGCCGGGATCCGAACTTTCGTCAGCGACAGCTTGTGCCAACCCAGCACCGGCGAACAACGCCGCTGACACTCCCGCGGTCAGCACACCTGCCCCCAACCATCCCGCCGCCCGCGCCATGAGATCCCCTACCGCTTGTCGTCTTTGCGGTCGACGCTATCGCGCGAGATGGCACGGTCAGGTGGTTTTGCAGCTTCACGTGGTCGCGGATCTCAGATGGCGCGGTCAGCCATGGGGTGAGAGTGCTATGGCGTTTCGACGGGGACCTTGGTGATCTGGTGGGTCAACTGATCCGCATCGACAAGGTCGGCAATCCCCCATTGCGCGGCAATCTCCTGCACGCGCGCATCAGCACCGTCCTGTGAGGTGTGGACCGAGGTGTAACTGTCGCCTCCGTACTCCAGAAACACGACGTACACCGCGTCGGGGTCGGCCACTGCGGTGGCCAACTCGCGTTCCACGATTTCGCTGATCTGTGCGTCACCGACCTCATCGGGCACGCCAAGCTCGTCAGGTGGGTTAGTACCGACGTCCATACCTGTCCCTTTCGCAGAGCAACTCGGCCATGGACAACTACCCGTTGTCGGCAATCGGTAATCTGAGCGCCGAACCGCCCAGTGAAACCGCCACCCCGGCGCATCCACCTGCAGCACGCCGACACCGGATCACGCAGCGCCACAATGCCACCCGCCGGAACAGGTGCCTGGTCGGCGTGCGACACAGTGGGTTCTGCCGCCGGCGACGATGCGCACCGCGATGCCCGGCATCGACGTCATCTCTTACTCCTCCAGCGTGCGCAACCCGCGGTACGACGAAAAGCGCGGTGTCACAACACCTTGCGTCACTTTCACGACTCTGCCTGTGTGCACCTGCGGCGCCGGTGGCGACACAGCGGCTCGGCCAGGCCGGCAGTCAGCTGCCGTGGTGGCGAAGGTGGGCTGCAGGTCCGTCGGCGGGGCTGCCCGAAGCAGTTGTGAGATGCGCAGCGTATTGCGTACAACGGGGCACGATCGGCTGCAGGGGTACTGGCGTCGCTGTCGGGGCCAGCCGACGTCAAGCGACTAGGGTTTGGATATGACCGCCGGAACTGCAGAGCAGCTGATGCGCGTGGGCAGACTGCACCGTTACCCCGTCAAGTCGATGCTCGGCGAGTCCGTCACCACACTCGACATCGGCTACGGCGGCGCCGACGGAGATCGGCAGCTGGCCCTGATCGACCAAGAGACCGGTCGGGTGGCGAGCGCGAAACAAGCGCGCCTGTGGCGTGATCTCCTGAAGTGCAGCGCCAGCCTGGTCGACGGCGGACGGGTGCAGGTACGCCTGCCTGACGGAACCCACGTCGCCTCCGATCAGGACGGCTTCGACGAGGCGCTGTCCCGGCTGCTGTCGCGACCTGTCCGGCTGGCGGACCACCGCCCGAGGGCGCCAGTGTGGAACGCGCCGATCCCGAGCAGGTTCTCCAGCAAGGCCTCGACGCCGAGGTCGACGCGCCACTGCTCGAGTTGGCCGAGGGCTCGCCGGGCGACTCGTTCGTCGACCTCGCGCCCTTGCACGTGATCACCTCCGCGACGCTGGAACGTATCGGCACCGAGGAAGAGCGCTACCGACCCAACATCGTGATCGCCACGCCTCCCGGTTACCCCCCGTACGCCGAGAACGAGTGGACTCACCGCATCCTCACCATCGGCACCACGCAGCTCAGAGGAATGGGCCCTACGCCACGATGCGTGATACCCACCCTCGAGCAGGGCGACCTGGGTCGGGCCCCGCATGCCCTGCGCACTCCGACCGCCGAGAACCGCGTCGAATCCTTCGGCTTGGGACGGCTGCCGTGCGCCGGCGCGTACTTCGAAGTGGTCGCCGAGGGCACCATCTCAGTCGGAGACGAGATCTCCCTCGACTGAGCAGGCGGCACAGCCCCTCCGCCGCT
Proteins encoded:
- a CDS encoding alpha/beta hydrolase codes for the protein MARAAGWLGAGVLTAGVSAALFAGAGLAQAVADESSDPGVSRTSAASTADDSSSADDDGSASPQQDRGAESGSDDEAASRDTEPQKIPKRAFASNRQSARVDEKASQADPQSEEPDVDADTTDEGDTTDDADTTDEGDTTNADSAAVIVESTRGRTSLTTDDTPTADAEAEPTAAVKLAPRALPVAPDNSPAADSIPILDEVLGPFQPDYPPLVRAIGSAVFNFIGALVQAADGPPVVPPELRDSIHVSSSTLVISPGNEVAADWYFPTEGQPERLIYLQHGILASSPMYSYTAAYLAQRTNSVVVATTLTSNPFAEGGLWLGGDNMHAAVAQLFLDENREALNASLTTATLKDGRQSLTVPTEFVLIGHSLGGGFAPGVTGHYAEGLVARRADGAEAENHLAGVVLLDGVPFSPILPNAMDRLKKLEESNNGAAGDYVPVYEIGAPLNFLNSTSAVNQDLSAARPGKFNGVVINGGVHMDGMLGGNPLIQASAYLVAGIPKPENPAAVQRLMAGWINDMFDGNIDPVTGRCLGDDCAGVYGDPGGTVVIPGDNGEASAVVIGSRTSPMSELLAGFQPLEAATIVRPQRGRPAVALRIAL